The DNA segment GCCATGCGGACTGTGAGCCCGCGGCAGCCCGTGTGTCGTCGTACTCACGGTGCAGCGTGGTGCCCACGTTGATCCACGGCGGGGTGGCAAGTGCGGCGCCCTCAGCGCCACTCTCGAAGCCGGCGTCCACCAACGTGCCGTCGGCGGCCAGCGCGGGCAGCGCGAACGCGAGTGCGAGTGCGAGTGTCAGCAGCAGCGCGAGAAGCGCGCGGCGTGTTCGATACCCCCAAGCTCCATCAGGACGTGACGACGCGGACACGGCATACGTGTTCCCGATCACAAGAGCCTCCGATTGATTTGCGCGACCCCCCACGGGTGCGTGTTACTAAGGAATTGCAGGCAGAATTCGCTAGTAGGTAGAGAAGAGGAATCTCACGATTCCTAATAGACCGGCACGGCAAGTGTTAAGTCCCATGAACTACGTGTCAAGGGTATCGGCTAACCCTTGCGCAGGGATGAGTGAAATCTGTCACAGAGCGAACACAATTCGCTCGATGTTGGCTTCAGGATTGCTAACAAGTTGCCGAAGAATGAATCAGTTGATTACAGGAGCTCCAGTTAAGGGAGATGATCCTGATGGTGAGCAAGAGCACATGCCCGGCCTGCAAAGGCAACCGCTACATCAAGGTCAAGGACGCGACCGGTCACGACGCGCATAAGAAGTGTCCCGAGTGCGCGGGTCGTGGATTCAAGGTCACCGTCAAACGGTAGCCGCCAAGAGGCACCGGATCAGATAGGCCGCCCGCACGGGCGGCCTTCGCTGTCTTTGGTCTCTGTCGATGCACCCAAATTCTAACGGTACTCAAAGTCCTTCAGAGCTTCAGCGATTGACTCAGCGATACGCTGGCGACCGGACGGGCTTGTGAGCAGCTTGCGGTCGGCCTCATTGTCGCCAACCTCTAGAAGCACCCTGTACTTCGCATGGTTGCGAGACTTCTCAAGACTATAGAGCCGAAGAGTCCGAATCCCGCGGTCACGAATTCTCAAATCGTCCGAGAGTGCGCTGACCAGCGCTCGCGTCAATGCGCGAGAACGAGCGTCGCGCGGCATGCACTCGCCGAGTACGCCACTGGGCGCACCTCCGTCGTTGTGTATTGAGATGAACACGTCAGCCTTAGCTCGGTTCGACTTCGCGAGCTCAGAGTCGAACGCCGCGGGATTTCGAGGAGACGGTCGATAGTTGTTGCTGCCGGTCAGACCCATACCGGTCTCCCATGCCTTCACGTGCTCAAACTCGGGCAAGGCCTCGATTGTCCGGTCAACGATGTCCCCGCACACTTTGTACTCCGCGTACCCGCGATAGCCGGTGTCCGCCTGATGGGACGGCTGCCATGCGATCACGAGCGGCTGCTCCTCTGGTGGCCCGGGCTGTGGAGCGGCACTCGGCTCAACAGTAGCGGACGGAGGTGCCGCCGCCGACGCAACCACCGCGGCAGTGATTGGCGCGCTCGAAGTCACTGCGGACGGCCGCTCGACGGGGACCGGCCGTGTGTCGGTCGGCGCCTGATTCGAAATGGCAAGGTATGCCGCCGAACCGAGCGCCGCCGCGAGTGCAAGACCAGCAAACAGCGCCCCTATCGGCACACGACGCTTTCTCGGCGCACGACGCCGATACGATGGCTCGGTCACTGCACCTTCTTAGCGTACGCACCCGAGAATCCTTCACGCTTCATGCCGGATGCCGCGTCCTGTGCCTCCGACTTGGTGGCGTAGGGTCCCGAACAAACCACCCAGATACTCTGCCCCGGCTTACCGATGGAGTCATAGTCTGCCGTATCAAGCACCAGTGCCGGATACCCGGCGCTCTCAAGCTCATCGGCCTTGGCGCGTGCTGCAGACTTGCGCTCGTTCGCGTAGAAGAACGCACCCCAGAACGGAGTTGAGGGCGCACCCGGGGAGCCTTGGTTCGATGCCGCTTGAGCAGAAGGCTCGGCTGCAGGGTCTGCGCCACCATCGGGCTGGATGACGACCAGGTCTCCGTTCGCGCTCGAGGTTCCTGGAGGCACCGGATTGGACACGACCGACCCGGTCGTCCCCGAGCCCGAGAACATCCAGAACCCGACCGCTGCCGCAATTCCGAGTGCAACGAGTGCTGCGACAAGCCCGGATGACACTGACCTTCCCGACGCTGGCGCCGGTTGCACACCGCTGCCACCCGCGGCAGGCATCGCTCCGCCTGCAGCGCGGCGGAGATCATCGGCCATCTCCTGAGCTGACGAGTACCTCGCATCAGGGTTCTTCTCGAGTGATCTGGCCACAACAGCCGCAATTGGGCCCGTGGCCTTCATCTCCGGTATGGGAGGAGGCATCTCGTTGGCGATGCGAAACATCATGGTGGTCGTTGCCTCAGCCCAGAACGGGTTACGCCCCGAGAGGGTCTCGTAGCCAACGACCCCAAGCGAGAAGAGGTCACTACGTCCGTCTACCGGCTGGCCCAGAATCTGTTCGGGCGACATATAGCCAGGAGTGCCGATAAGCGTGCCCATCTGTGTTGCGTTAGCGGCTCCCCCATCCAGCACCTTCGCGATACCAAAGTCGGCGACCTTAACGCGGCCGTCATCGAGCAAGAAGATGTTGTCGGGCTTGATGTCCCTGTGAACGATGCCAGCTCGATGCGCAGCCGCCAGCGCGTCGAGAACCTCAAGCAAGATTCCGACCGACGCTCCGGCACTCAGCCCGCCACCATCCAGAGCGTCCCCCAGCGACTGACCCTCAAGCAGTTCCATCGCAATGAAGTGCCGATCGCCATCATCGAAGACGTCAAAGACCTGAACGACGTTGGGGTGCGCTAACCGGGCGGCCGCTCGGGCTTCACGTTGGAAGCGTTCGATCATGTCGACCTGCAGGCCCTCAGAAGTACCAGCTGCAAAGGTGAGTTCCTTGAGCGCCACGGGCCGCTCGAGCGTTAGATCGTATGCGCGATAGACGACACCCATCGCGCCCCGGCCAATCTCCTGCTCGATTCGGTAACGCTGCAGTCCAGACAATGCGCTGCTCCCTATGGCCCTGTTGAACTGGTCGCGCTGATGGAGGCATCTGTTGCTCCACCCAGAATCTCATTGAGGCCCAGGCGGTTCGTTGCGAGGGCAACCGTCACCTGCTGATCGATCTGCTGGAACGGTGCATCCAGGGACCCCAGATTTACTGAGTCCACTTTCGCCGAGGAGATCTTTTGACCTCGTGCCTCCGTCGACACAACACCTGCCATCATCGTGCGAACCTTATCGACCGAGTCACTGAGGGACTGTGCGGTCGTGCCGAGCACTTGGTACACCGGCCCAAAGAACCTGGATCGCGGTGTGGCCGATGCAATATCTGAGCGGTACGCGTTGAGTTCGTCGACGAGATCGTCAAGCTCCCGATTCTCCGTCTTCAGTGAGACCTTCACCTTTGCCGGCTTCTTTGGATCAGAGGGGAAGTCCCAGTAGTTGGTCTCATATGTGTACTCCGATGAGTACTGCCATCCATACCAGTAGTCGTACGTCGAAGACACGGTGTAGCTGTCCTCCCACTTGCGAGTCTCGGCGGCATTGTGCGATTCCACCTCAGCTACCCGCTTACTGTATCGACGACGTCGAGCCGCCCACTCCTTGTCCCAATTGTCGAGATCTCGCTCATTGCGCGCAGCATCTGCCTTGACCTTGGACACGCAACCTTTGAGGTCCACCCAGAGGCCTTTGAGGCGCGCCACATCGGCTGCCATCGCCTTGCCTTCAACGATGATCGCTGCCTTGCGGGCGTTCTCGGCAGCGAGCGCCTTCTGCTTGTACGAATACCAGGCGGCTCCGGAAACGCCGGCCACCAGCAGAAGGGCCGCGACTCCAACCGCGATCCATTTAGCACTCGCCGGCAGCTTGCGCTTCGGCTTGAGCTGAGCCGCCTGCTCCGCGTTCGCCGCGCGAGCGACGGCCGCTGCCTCGATCGCGGCAATGTCCGGTGCCGTCTGCGTCTCAAGATCCGACAGCATCTCGGCGGCAGATTGATACCGTAGATCGGTCTCCTTCGCCGTCGCCTTTCTGATGACGGGCGTGACGAATGCCGGCAAGCCCTCAATGAAGGGGTCAAGCGGCGGGACATCCTCGTACGCAAGCCTATACATCGTCGTCGTGGGCTGGTCGGCGTGGAAGGGATTTGAGCCGATCAGGGCCTCATGGAGGATGATTCCGATGGCGAAGATGTCGCTCCGCGCATCCAGCTCATCACCCCTGATCTGCTCGGGTGACATGTAGCCCACAGTGCCAACGACCTGACCCGCAACGGTAAGGCCCGCGCCTTCGTCTAGTCGGGCAACACCGAAGTCGGCGACCTTGACGCCGCCATCGGGTGTGACGAATACGTTCGCGGGCTTCAGATCCCGATGCACCACGCCAGCCGCAGAAGCAACCTCGAGCGCAGCGAGCATCTGCGTCGCAACGCCGATCGCCGCCTCCCAGGGCAGGGGGCCTCGCTTGAGCACCTCATCAAGTGACTCACCCTCGACGTACTCCATCACGATGAAGTGTCGTTCCCCCTCAGAGAAGGATCCGAGCGTCTTCACGATGTTCTCGCTGTCGAGCGCCCCCGCTACCTCCGCTTCGAGATCGAACCGTCCGCGCATTTCTGCGGCCTTCTCGGGCGTGGTGTTCTCGGGTATCACGAGTTCCTTCAGGGCTACGCGAGTCCCCGATTGCGTATCGGATGCAAGGTAGACGACGCCCATCGCGCCTCGACCGATCTCCCGATCGATCTCGTAACGAGCCAAACCCTCCAACTCCGGACCGGCTACCGTTTCGGCTTGCGGCTCAGATTCGGACTGCGGTTGCTTGACCGGCTCCCCCTGAGATGACTGCTGCTTGTTGTGCTTGCGCTTCTTGCCCACTTAGAGTCCCCTATCCCCTCAAAGACCTGAACACCAGCATTGCATCGCCCAAGAACAGCACATCGCCATCCCCAAGCGTGATCTCCCCATCAAGTTGTTCCCCGTTGACCAGCGTACCCGAACTGCTGGCTGCGTCCCTCAAGACTGCGTCGCGCTTGCCTACAATCACCACGGCGTGGTGCCGAGAGACGCTGCGGTCATTGAGCACAACGTCATTATCGGCATCTCGTCCGATGCGGTTCACCCCGCTGCTTAGAGGAAACTGACCGCCCGATTCTGACTGCAGCGCCCACAGCACTGTCTGAGTCGATTCCGCAGAGACTCCACCCGCACGTTCGGGGGATTTCTCAGGTGCCTCGCCCCGGCGTCCGCGAGCGACTACAGCCGCAACGGCACCCGCAAGACAAAGCGCTCCGAGAAACAGCAGGACCCCACTTCCGTCCGATACCGTACCGCCCGCAACTGCTGCGGGAGCCGGCGCTGTTGTCGGGACGGCTGGCGCTGGTTGAGTGGTGGGCTCGAACGCCGCCAAAGCGTAGTACGGCTCTTGATCCATCGATGTGCTTTCACCGTATACCGACAGCTCCCAGTCGCCCTGCTTTGCGTTCTCGATGAAGACTTGGGCTGGCGATGTGCTGCGCACAACCTTGAGCCCCGGGTAGCCGTCTGCGATCTCTACTCCGTCAGGATCCTTGAGCTTGAGTTCGAGCGTGCTTCCAGGCCAGTAGAGGACTGCCTGCAGCGTGCCGCTCGTCTCACCAACCGTGAAAGAACCGGCGCTGTCGGTCTGTCCTTGTGCGACTGAACCCTGATACTTGCCAAGAACCTGAGACGTCGCAGCGACCTGGGAGTACAAGAAGCCGCCCGCAAGTCCGACTAGTGATGATGGGTCTGCGTACGAATAGCGGTCATCGTTGCCAGCGACCGCCTTGAGCAGCTCCTCGTCGATGTCGTATCCAGGCGTGCCAAACCCGATGGTGTAAATGGTGATCCCCTTGTCACGGGCCTCGTCGGCCGCTGAGATGATCTGATCGTTCGTGTTGCCCTGCTCATCGACGCCGTCCGAGAGCAGGATCATGACGGGTGAGTTCGCGCCGGCCAACTGCTCCATGCCGGTTTGAATGGCATCTACCAGGTTCGTGCTGCCGCCGGCGTCGAGGCCCTGGATTGAAGTACGGAGCTTCTTGTACTTGACGGTGGGGCTTTCGATCGGCTCAGCAGCCTCGTTGAATCGGACAAGCCCGACTTTCGAGTTGACTCCCGACTGTTTGCCAACCCCTTCAACGATGTCGAGGGCCGCGTCGGCGGCCGTCTTCGCGGATTCAATCTTCTCGCCGATCATCGATCCGGAGCAGTCGAGGACGAGAGATGTCGAGGGGGACTTTGTGCTGACTGGGCCGCCCTTGACTGCGGCATCGTAGCGTCCCTTGACGAACTTCTTTACCCCATCATCACTGCATACGGCCTCGTCCTCGTCGGCATCTGAGAGGTTCCCAGGGTGGACGTAGTCCCACATCCAGCCGGCAATGTTCTCCGAGTGGATAGAATCGGCCCAGTAGCTGACCCATGGGACCTTCGACCTGGCGCTTGGGCCTGGCTTGGCTTCGACTGTCTTTACCAGACCGTCTCCCCAGTAGGGCCAGTGGTTGCCCACGACGTAGGCGTAGTTCGCGTCTACCGGAGTTGATGCGGCATCTTGGTCCAGTGAGTCCACAATCGACTCAGCTGACGACACTTGCATCTGCTTGCCACCGTCGCTGCTGTACCAATCAGCGATCCATGGGGCAACCACCCCAGCGCCACCGAGCGACAGCTCATCGAGTACTGAAACGCCCCCGTGCGGCGATGTAATGGTTACCAGACCGAGCACGTCGTCGGCGTACTTCCTGCCGCTGGCACCCTGCATGTACGTTCGCGAAACGAGCCCGCCCATACTGTGCGCGACAACAAAGACCTGGTCGCACTTGTCCCGCTTTCGAATCACCTCGATCGCTGCACCGAGATTGCGTGCATTTTGGCGTATGTCGCCCTTCCCGTCTTGAAGCGCGTGATAGTCGAACAGATACACAACCGGCTCGTCAGACGCATAGTAGAAGGCCGAGCTGACACCGGCTTTGAGAAGCGCCCACTCTGTGTCCTTCTTCACCGTCTCTCGACCGTCGATCCAGCCGGATGCCAGCCACCTCTCACTCGAGTCGCTCCAGCCGTGTACCAACAGTACGGGGGGACGCTTCGCGGCGAACGCTGATGGCGCACACAGCGCGCAGAGCAGCAGAGTGCCCGTCAACGCGATTGCCCATCGCTTCGCGAGCCGCTTCATCACTGGACCGCCGTCCGAGACTCAAGGATTTGTCGGTCCCACAGCATGCTCTGCACCCATTTGCCACTCTCGTTGATGTAGTAGGCCTCGGTGCGAATGGGCTTCGGAGCATTGGCGTACCCAAGATCGAGCGTTACCACGACAATCGACTTCGCCGCATCGAGATACTCGACCTCGATGATTGAATACGACTTGAGTGGTCCGGCGATAGCGACCACCTCCGCACACCGCGTTTCCCACTCACTTCGGCTGACCGCCGCCTTATCGCCAGTCGAGAGACCCTCGTAGTGCCCCGAGTAGTCCGCTGCAGCAAACTTGCCGAGATCGGAGTTGGTTACCGAAGCCACCTCGCTCGACTTTGGCCGGGACGAGAGGTCCACCGCTCCAGACGCATCAACACTCGCCGTCGTCACTCCGACAGGCGCCCCACCGCCGCCACCGCCCCCGCTGGTGGCCGACAGTGCTGCAACGACGAGTAGGAGTCCGGCAGCGGCTGCGATCACACCCACCCACACGCCGTTACCGGGCTTGGGCTGATCCGAGACGGGTTGCCCCGCATCAGCGGCCCCCTTCAGGGTAGACCCGCACTCCAGACACCTCTGCGCGGTATCGAAGTTCTCAGCGCCACATTCGCCGCACTTCATGGGACTCCCCTCCCGGTCCCCCGACCGGTCCGTTACCTACGGCCTACTCGGCACCCAGATAGTCATCGATCCCCTGCGCCATACCTTGCGCAAGCGCCTGTTTGTAGGCACGAGTATCGAGCTTGCGGTCTTCCTGTCGATTGCTCATGAATCCCATCTCGACCAACACGGTCGGAACATCTGACCAATTGAATCCGGTGAGGTC comes from the Coriobacteriia bacterium genome and includes:
- a CDS encoding N-acetylmuramoyl-L-alanine amidase; the encoded protein is MIAWQPSHQADTGYRGYAEYKVCGDIVDRTIEALPEFEHVKAWETGMGLTGSNNYRPSPRNPAAFDSELAKSNRAKADVFISIHNDGGAPSGVLGECMPRDARSRALTRALVSALSDDLRIRDRGIRTLRLYSLEKSRNHAKYRVLLEVGDNEADRKLLTSPSGRQRIAESIAEALKDFEYR
- a CDS encoding protein kinase → MSGLQRYRIEQEIGRGAMGVVYRAYDLTLERPVALKELTFAAGTSEGLQVDMIERFQREARAAARLAHPNVVQVFDVFDDGDRHFIAMELLEGQSLGDALDGGGLSAGASVGILLEVLDALAAAHRAGIVHRDIKPDNIFLLDDGRVKVADFGIAKVLDGGAANATQMGTLIGTPGYMSPEQILGQPVDGRSDLFSLGVVGYETLSGRNPFWAEATTTMMFRIANEMPPPIPEMKATGPIAAVVARSLEKNPDARYSSAQEMADDLRRAAGGAMPAAGGSGVQPAPASGRSVSSGLVAALVALGIAAAVGFWMFSGSGTTGSVVSNPVPPGTSSANGDLVVIQPDGGADPAAEPSAQAASNQGSPGAPSTPFWGAFFYANERKSAARAKADELESAGYPALVLDTADYDSIGKPGQSIWVVCSGPYATKSEAQDAASGMKREGFSGAYAKKVQ
- a CDS encoding zinc ribbon domain-containing protein — translated: MKCGECGAENFDTAQRCLECGSTLKGAADAGQPVSDQPKPGNGVWVGVIAAAAGLLLVVAALSATSGGGGGGGAPVGVTTASVDASGAVDLSSRPKSSEVASVTNSDLGKFAAADYSGHYEGLSTGDKAAVSRSEWETRCAEVVAIAGPLKSYSIIEVEYLDAAKSIVVVTLDLGYANAPKPIRTEAYYINESGKWVQSMLWDRQILESRTAVQ
- a CDS encoding serine/threonine protein kinase yields the protein MGKKRKHNKQQSSQGEPVKQPQSESEPQAETVAGPELEGLARYEIDREIGRGAMGVVYLASDTQSGTRVALKELVIPENTTPEKAAEMRGRFDLEAEVAGALDSENIVKTLGSFSEGERHFIVMEYVEGESLDEVLKRGPLPWEAAIGVATQMLAALEVASAAGVVHRDLKPANVFVTPDGGVKVADFGVARLDEGAGLTVAGQVVGTVGYMSPEQIRGDELDARSDIFAIGIILHEALIGSNPFHADQPTTTMYRLAYEDVPPLDPFIEGLPAFVTPVIRKATAKETDLRYQSAAEMLSDLETQTAPDIAAIEAAAVARAANAEQAAQLKPKRKLPASAKWIAVGVAALLLVAGVSGAAWYSYKQKALAAENARKAAIIVEGKAMAADVARLKGLWVDLKGCVSKVKADAARNERDLDNWDKEWAARRRRYSKRVAEVESHNAAETRKWEDSYTVSSTYDYWYGWQYSSEYTYETNYWDFPSDPKKPAKVKVSLKTENRELDDLVDELNAYRSDIASATPRSRFFGPVYQVLGTTAQSLSDSVDKVRTMMAGVVSTEARGQKISSAKVDSVNLGSLDAPFQQIDQQVTVALATNRLGLNEILGGATDASISATSSTGP
- a CDS encoding VWA domain-containing protein, with product MKRLAKRWAIALTGTLLLCALCAPSAFAAKRPPVLLVHGWSDSSERWLASGWIDGRETVKKDTEWALLKAGVSSAFYYASDEPVVYLFDYHALQDGKGDIRQNARNLGAAIEVIRKRDKCDQVFVVAHSMGGLVSRTYMQGASGRKYADDVLGLVTITSPHGGVSVLDELSLGGAGVVAPWIADWYSSDGGKQMQVSSAESIVDSLDQDAASTPVDANYAYVVGNHWPYWGDGLVKTVEAKPGPSARSKVPWVSYWADSIHSENIAGWMWDYVHPGNLSDADEDEAVCSDDGVKKFVKGRYDAAVKGGPVSTKSPSTSLVLDCSGSMIGEKIESAKTAADAALDIVEGVGKQSGVNSKVGLVRFNEAAEPIESPTVKYKKLRTSIQGLDAGGSTNLVDAIQTGMEQLAGANSPVMILLSDGVDEQGNTNDQIISAADEARDKGITIYTIGFGTPGYDIDEELLKAVAGNDDRYSYADPSSLVGLAGGFLYSQVAATSQVLGKYQGSVAQGQTDSAGSFTVGETSGTLQAVLYWPGSTLELKLKDPDGVEIADGYPGLKVVRSTSPAQVFIENAKQGDWELSVYGESTSMDQEPYYALAAFEPTTQPAPAVPTTAPAPAAVAGGTVSDGSGVLLFLGALCLAGAVAAVVARGRRGEAPEKSPERAGGVSAESTQTVLWALQSESGGQFPLSSGVNRIGRDADNDVVLNDRSVSRHHAVVIVGKRDAVLRDAASSSGTLVNGEQLDGEITLGDGDVLFLGDAMLVFRSLRG